From Brassica rapa cultivar Chiifu-401-42 chromosome A06, CAAS_Brap_v3.01, whole genome shotgun sequence:
ctctcttctcacaGAAAGGAAGAAGCTTTGAGATTTGGGATTTGAGTTCGTTGGAGAATGCAACTTAAAAGAATAAAGTTAAGCACATGAAGTGTGGTCTACTGTGTTTCTTCTACTGATCCTCTGTGCCACTTgcctacttttttttttttttttggtgctttaattatttattaacgGCGTAATGGCTGCATTATTAAGTCTTTAATcattttatgtttatgtttatgGTGACAACAAATGAAGAATATTTTCTTCTTAAAATCTGGAAAAAGGGAGAAAAATGATTGCTCCTAAAGTTTTTAAACGATAATTAATAATGATAGTGATTAGAGCGTGCAACTAAGCACTAGcattttaatatctatatagCTTATAATATAGTTATAGTATATAGTAGTAGTACTTTTTTAGAAGTGTTTCCCACCTAAACCTCATAATTATCTTTAAGTGTTAATGCTTAGTAAgcattataatatatactataactaTTTTTATAGTATTTTTCTAATTTGTAAAATGCTTAATATCTTGGTAAGCATTagcatttaaaattttgaagtaGTTATAATATACAACTCTTTTTACAAATGTTTCCCACCTAAACCTCATAATACCTTTTTTCTTCTCCTTGAAAGTTTAAGCCCTTTGATTAATAATCATGTATGAGTTTGATATGTAAAAGCTCCAAGTACAACTTTCACATCATCAAGCAAAAAAGCTAATGTGTAAAGGTTGGTGGTTCTTGTTTAATGTGGAAATTATTCATATTTTGGTAAAGATTATCTATACTTTAACATACACATCTGAGAAATTAATAgttacaaaattcaaaagaaaaattgatatcattcaaataaaaaatcatacgCTCGTCCGCACCTGATCACACCCCTCCTCGACGAATATACAGCGATTTCTtcctctttttttatttttttcgtcAATAGCGAGAAAAAGGGGAAAGATCATAAATCCAAAATCAGTCTTCTCCTGAGATTCATTGTTGACCTGattaaaccctaattctctgCTTCGGAAACCATCCTCATCGTCTAAGCATTGTCCTTCTAAGGCAGCTTATTGAGGTAATCATCACCTTCTATCTTCCGATTCTGTTGCTTTACGTTCCTTAGCAGAGACATTGCTGATTGACTTGGCTGATTTAGGGTTTCTGTTGGTAATGGAGATTTCTGCACGAATCGTTGTTTGAATGTATATGATTCATCGATTGGATCCCAACCTTTAGTCTGCATTTTTCAATTGCTAATTAGTTATTTCCTATGCTTGGTTTGAGGTTAGACTCTTTACATTATTGTTGACTATACTATATCGTGGTATTGACTTCACAGTGACTTTCGATGCCAGCAAGAACGTGAATTTGAACTGATTGCTTAGAGTTATTAGTGTCTTGACTTTGCAGGTTTGAACAGGTTTAAGGCAACAATGAATAGCCAGCCTCTATCCAATGGATATCCGTACAGAAGAGCTGAACACGAAGCAGGAGGGATTAATAAGGCTCAGCAGATGAAGCAACACACCCTGAAAAGTACTGGTTTTTGATACATCTATTTTAGGATATATATTACGATTTTTGCATCAACATCACGCCTTGCATATTCTCTGGTTTGTTGATGCAGAGAATGGTGGGAAAGCTGGAAGTGTGGATATCTCTTCTCGTGATCCGTTTGAGTATCTCGCAGCTTGTCATATCGGACATCATGTTGAAGTTCATCTAAAAGATGGGTCGGTTTATGGTGGCGTATTTCATGCTGCTGATGTGGAGAACAGTTTTGGTGAGGGGACCTTGTGATATGTATATAACAAGAAAGAAAGTCACTGTTTTTATTTGGTTAACTTACAAAcgtgctttgaaattttcagGAATTGTTCTGAAAATGGCCTCTTTGATCAGGGAAGGTAGTTTACCAGGAATGAAAGCCTCTTCTTCGCTTGTCAGCAAGCCACCTTCAAAGATACTCATTATCCCTGCCGATGAAGTTGTGCAAGTTATAGCAAAGGTGTTTATTCTTTATATTCTCATGTCAAAGTGTTAGAGAGACTAGTTGGTGTTTTGACATTATTATTTCTTTGTCGTTGGTTTTTGGTGTTAGGACCTTCCTGTATACAGCAATAACGCCTCAAATTCAGCTCAGTGCGAGAGACCTTTAGAGCTGTTGACAGACTCTTCTATATCACAGTCTACTCATGTTGATTTGGGAAGAGAGCTTGAACGTTGGGTACCTGATGAAGATGTTCCAGATTGTTCAGATCTGGAGAATGTGTTTGATGACTCTTGGAAGAGGTAGTGATTCCTATTCTCTTAATTATGATGTTTTTCCTTTTAACTAGGAACTCTATTTATTGACGTAGAGAGAACTGTTTAGtatctctgtttcttttcttcCTTTTGCCTTTGAGTTTTATTATATCGAGATGGAGTCTTGGTTGTGAAACCCATCCAAGCTAGACAGTGTTTAGGAGCTTAAGGCCGTGGGAAAGATTGTTACTGTGAACCTAGTTCTGCTGTAGTTACcttgattttttcttttataaagtgAGTTTTGTGTTATTTTGGTTCCGGATTCTTGACTCTAATAAGtagcaatttatttatttccctCGGTTCAATTCATCTCCTTGGTTTCAGCCTTGTTCTTTCACTATGTACTCTTCTTGGCTAAACAACATCTCTCATACGTGATGATATCATAGGGGCTGGAATCAGTTTGAGGTCAATAAGACATTGTTTGGCGTAACAAGCACTTTTGACGAGGAACTGTATACCACAAAACTCGAGAGAGGTCCTCGGACGAGGGAGCTAGAAGAGCAAGCCTTGAGGATTGCAAGAGAGATCGAGGGTGAGAATACCCGAGACCTTCACGTAGCAGAGGTGAATTAGGatgcctttttttttgttttcttgtcgtACCCTTTCTAATTTCTGATGATGCATGAATGCAATTATCTCACACAGGAAAGAGGGATTCAGCTTAGCGGAAAGTTTGATATTGACGAGGAAACTAAATACTCATCGGTCTGTCCGGTTAATGGATTTGATGATTCGGgttatgaagaagatgaagaagaagaaattttG
This genomic window contains:
- the LOC103871067 gene encoding polyadenylate-binding protein-interacting protein 3 isoform X2, giving the protein MNSQPLSNGYPYRRAEHEAGGINKAQQMKQHTLKKNGGKAGSVDISSRDPFEYLAACHIGHHVEVHLKDGSVYGGVFHAADVENSFGIVLKMASLIREGSLPGMKASSSLVSKPPSKILIIPADEVVQVIAKDLPVYSNNASNSAQCERPLELLTDSSISQSTHVDLGRELERWVPDEDVPDCSDLENVFDDSWKRGWNQFEVNKTLFGVTSTFDEELYTTKLERGPRTRELEEQALRIAREIEGENTRDLHVAEERGIQLSGKFDIDEETKYSSVCPVNGFDDSGYEEDEEEEILLNCRNNLTFGDSTSSDGMKSASTGNGKVYEESWGGGSLSSVGQSCSNSNMHARQPIFEQPSKVTRAPGNNNRNESQFGEQRNIKSVEATHYRKPSMESVSGLEDINEDAATSDPWRASDRQNSTDGKLLGRLSDRAKPESSCWRPGSSISRNPENSATSSPTSRPMLSPSSSIGSYSSEKSTLNPNAKEFKPNPNAKSFKPSPTATRPQSPVPEGSFYYPPLPPMPGIHIMGAAFPGQHPVMYNNTPQQLGPNQTYYSPNSPQYPQQMMVGQQRPALFMPPSPYQPEMQYKGRDSY